One stretch of Zingiber officinale cultivar Zhangliang chromosome 6B, Zo_v1.1, whole genome shotgun sequence DNA includes these proteins:
- the LOC121990142 gene encoding protein JINGUBANG-like: MQHPDPLRHHHSAASSVDNVDDFLRHSSSSTIDGSGFYSDYPMAMSGQSSPFIMSPWHQSSASPFPCDPASSSSSATCLIASLVREEGHICSLAAVGDVLYTGSDSKNIRVWKKQKDFAGFKSRSGLVKAIVVAADRIFTGHQDGKIRLWRVSPKNPTVHKRIGNLPRLKDVLRGSLKPSNYVEVRRHRSALWIRHSDAISCLSLNEDHGLLYSGSWDKTFKVWRIADSRCLESVIAHGDAVNSVVVAAFGGLVFTGSADGTVKVWRRELLTKATKHTPVQTLLKQECAVTSLAVSPAAPIVYCGSSDGLVNFWEGEMQLAHRGVLRGHNMAVLCLVASGSLLVSGSADKNICVWRRYGVVHNCLSVLSGHTGPVKCLAMVSEGEAEEPGGGDGDAGAEGDVGAESWIVYSGSLDKSVKVWRVSEGPSEHADGHGGGGALSW, encoded by the coding sequence ATGCAGCACCCAGATCCCCTCAGGCACCACCATTCCGCCGCCTCCTCCGTAGACAACGTCGACGACTTCCTCCgccattccagctcctccaccaTCGATGGCTCCGGATTCTATTCCGACTATCCCATGGCCATGTCCGGTCAAAGCTCTCCCTTCATCATGTCCCCCTGGCACCAGTCCTCTGCCTCCCCCTTCCCCTGCGATCCAGCCTCCTCATCCTCCTCTGCGACCTGCCTCATAGCATCGCTCGTCCGCGAGGAAGGGCACATCTGTTCCCTGGCCGCCGTCGGGGACGTCCTCTACACCGGATCCGACAGCAAGAACATCCGTGTGTGGAAGAAGCAGAAGGACTTCGCCGGCTTCAAGTCCAGAAGTGGCCTCGTCAAGGCCATCGTCGTTGCTGCCGATCGCATCTTCACTGGCCACCAGGACGGCAAGATCCGTTTGTGGCGAGTCTCCCCCAAGAACCCCACCGTCCACAAGCGCATAGGCAACCTCCCCCGCCTCAAGGACGTCCTCCGCGGCTCGCTCAAGCCCTCCAACTACGTCGAGGTCCGCCGCCACCGCAGCGCGCTCTGGATCCGTCACTCCGACGCCATCTCCTGCCTCAGCCTCAATGAGGACCACGGCTTGCTCTATTCCGGCTCCTGGGACAAGACCTTCAAGGTCTGGCGCATTGCCGACTCCCGCTGCCTTGAGTCCGTCATCGCACACGGCGACGCTGTCAACTCTGTCGTGGTCGCCGCCTTCGGTGGGCTCGTCTTCACCGGCTCCGCTGACGGCACCGTCAAAGTGTGGCGACGCGAGCTGCTGACCAAGGCAACCAAGCACACGCCGGTGCAGACTCTGCTGAAGCAGGAGTGCGCAGTTACCTCTCTCGCCGTCAGTCCTGCTGCGCCAATCGTCTACTGTGGCTCCTCCGACGGACTCGTGAACTTCTGGGAAGGTGAGATGCAGCTGGCGCACAGAGGGGTGCTCCGCGGCCACAACATGGCCGTGCTCTGCCTCGTCGCGTCGGGGAGCCTACTTGTGAGCGGCTCCGCCGACAAGAACATCTGCGTGTGGCGGCGATACGGCGTGGTGCACAACTGCCTATCAGTGCTGAGCGGGCACACGGGGCCGGTGAAGTGCCTCGCAATGGTGTCGGAGGGGGAGGCGGAAGAACCAGGTGGTGGAGATGGCGACGCCGGCGCTGAAGGCGACGTCGGCGCCGAAAGTTGGATAGTGTATAGCGGCAGTCTGGACAAGTCGGTGAAGGTGTGGCGGGTGTCGGAGGGTCCCAGTGAGCACGCCGACGGACATGGAGGCGGCGGTGCACTAAGCTGGTGA